A genomic segment from Epinephelus fuscoguttatus linkage group LG17, E.fuscoguttatus.final_Chr_v1 encodes:
- the lrrc71 gene encoding leucine-rich repeat-containing protein 71, translating to MSKRAEKEKKGKANTKEETSKNTGPTPNEKLPVEIFGEYQCSGNVEIDFAGLCALLDIKDIPAVITKQPASPTSETAGEHTGHGQSQTNAAPSWWSKRCLQVELENEDPLSAKHLKIFGWKVDEQIARVLHKMLPSLNKLQHLQFWQAGLSDRMVISLMNTISLCSNLRTVTLQGNPLPEQSYHLLLSEASVLTHLYLNNNRIGDEGARLIGLALSTTRSANKNLLALNLAFNSIGNAGAAHIAQGLRFNRSLRFLSLCNNQIGDAGAAHLAAILGEFALTHEEVVERRKLLLKRTLSADADQRADQLPSVASSSSLGISKGEIKDKKQKAPKKDKDNPESNKKFNSEDGQQGGKEKQLSAQEDKPSTSLNEQGQLVKIVNPLLDEPVQYRDGELFLPGNTTLASLNLAGNRITEKSLPLLLTTIQAQGGTLLHLCLQRNRFPPECECYVKITEVMAPRHPLRKKL from the exons ATGTCTAAAAGGgcagaaaaggagaaaaagggGAAAGCAAATACTAAGGAAGAGACCTCGAAAAATACAG GACCAACTCCAAATGAAAAATTGCCTGTTGAGATCTTTG GTGAATATCAGTGCTCGGGCAATGTGGAGATTGACTTTGCTGGACTTTGTGCTCTTCTGGACATAAAGGATATCCCCGCTGTTATCACCAAGCAACCAGCCTCCCCCACTTCTGAAACTGCAGGAGAGCATACAG GTCATGGCCAGTCACAGACAAATGCTGCACCTTCCTGGTGGTCTAAGCGATGCCTCCAAGTAGAGCTGGAGAATGAAGACCCCCTCAGCGCCAAGCACCTGAAGATTTTCG GATGGAAGGTAGATGAACAGATTGCCAGAGTGCTACACAAGATGCTTCCCTCATTGAACAAGCTACAGCACCTTCA GTTTTGGCAGGCGGGTCTGTCAGATCGAATGGTAATCTccctcatgaacacaatatcacTGTGCTCAAACCTCAG GACTGTGACACTGCAGGGCAACCCTCTTCCAGAGCAGAGCTACCACCTTCTTCTCTCTGAAGCCAGTGT ccTCACTCACTTGTACCTGAATAATAACCGGATAGGAGACGAGGGCGCTCGCCTAATTGGGTTAGCTCTCTCTACAACCAGATCTGCTAATAAAAACCTGTTGGCACTCAATCTAGCCTTTAATTCTATTGGCAATGCAGGTGCTGCACATATTGCACAG GGCCTGCGGTTCAATCGTTCTTTGCGCTTTCTCTCACTGTGCAACAATCAGATTGGAGACGCGGGGGCTGCTCATCTGGCTGCG ATACTTGGTGAGTTTGCTCTCACTCATGAAGAAGTTGTGGAGAGGAGGAAGCTGCTTCTGAAAAGAACGCTCTCC GCTGATGCTGACCAGCGTGCTGATCAACTTCCCTCAGTAGCCAGCAGCAGTTCACTGGGCATCAGCAAAGGGGAgatcaaagacaaaaaacag AAAGCACCCAAAAAGGACAAAGATAACCCAGAGTCTAACAAGAAATTCAACAGTGAAGACGGCCAGCAGGGGGGAAAAGAGAAGCAACTATCTGCACAAGAG gATAAACCAAGTACCTCCTTGAATGAG CAAGGACAGTTGGTGAAGATAGTGAACCCCCTGCTGGATGAGCCGGTGCAGTACAGGGACGGGGAGCTTTTTCTGCCTGGAAACACGACTCTCGCCTCCCTCAACCTAGCAG gaaacAGGATTACCGAGAAGTCACTGCCTCTTCTCCTGACGACAATACAGGCGCAGGGTGGAACCTTGCTGCATCTCtgtctgcag AGAAACCGCTTCCCTCCAGAGTGTGAGTGTTACGTAAAGATAACAGAAGTGATGGCACCCAGACATCCACTCAGAAAAAAACTCTGA
- the rps27.1 gene encoding 40S ribosomal protein S27.1 has product MPLAKDLLHPSPEEEKRRHKKKRLVQSPNSYFMDVKCPGCYKITTVFSHAQTVVLCVGCSTVLCQPTGGKARLTEGCSFRRKQH; this is encoded by the exons ATGCCA CTCGCAAAAGACTTGTTGCACCCATCccctgaggaggagaagaggaggcaCAAGAAGAAGCGTCTTGTTCAGAGTCCCAACTCTTACTTCATGGATGTGAAATGTCCAG GATGCTACAAGATCACGACGGTGTTCAGTCATGCTCAGACGGTCGTGCTGTGTGTTGGCTGTTCAACAGTCCTTTGTCAGCCTACCGGAGGCAAAGCACGTCTCACAGAGG GGTGCTCATTCAGGAGGAAGCAGCACTAG
- the LOC125904841 gene encoding small conductance calcium-activated potassium channel protein 1-like, translated as MEHSPSMNLSVVDGDDVEDQRPLLPPRMVPPPQACSPQCGIHHTVQTADHTVWLDRTQAMATTPLYNGHLYVTPSPRSNRRADKGKEKKCEKRSGGHRQNQAHKECNHQCKAKNAGAHRLQEKVTSFTDVPISPCGSPFKGPCRSHLEVTDVEGRGRRKSGNVSLEMHDRQSLPEIIITSKDDDFQPPCETFPYRQDMTEGKGRLPGAECPGPNPNPNSQISPKHKEGTKDDPYWKTHNIGWRLVRRRALFLRRQRLNDCALAVGIFGMVMMVMETELSWSVYSKSSVYSLALKSIISFSTIILLGLIIAYHCCEVQLYVHDIGAEDWRIAMTSDRLALVALELAAVAIHPYPVGLMEYFEMTFQHTTPHLPLSETELEIVLALPMFLRLYLLGRAMMLHSRLFTDTASRSIGALNKIHFNTRFVGKTLMTTYPGTVLMIFSVSLWIVAAWGLHVCERHHNYRDLSSNYMEALWMISVTFLSIGYGDVVPHTYCGRSICLLTGIMGAGCTVLVVAVVARKLELTRAEKHVHNFMMDSHISKRIKIAAANVLRETWLIYKHTKLSRERDHTRVRMHQRKLLLAIHQLRRVKIEKRILADQGNTLVDLCKMQTLMYDVLSEVQGCRGELDSHIHSLEKHVEELREGFRSLMPLLSSTLSTQNSSIRHLLREREVKSETAGASVDR; from the exons ATGGAGCACTCACCCTCTATGAACTTGTCAGTGGTGGATGGAGACGACGTGGAGGACCAGCGTCCCCTCCTCCCACCGAGGATGGTTCCTCCACCTCAGGCCTGCTCTCCGCAGTGCGGGATACATCACACGGTCCAAACAGCCGATCACACCGTGTGGCTGGACAGGACCCAGGCCATGGCCACCACACCTTTATACAACGGCCACCTCTATGTCACACCTTCACCTCGTTCCAACAGGAGGGCAGACAAAGGCAAAGAGAAGAAATGTGAGAAAAGGTCAGGGGGGCATCGACAAAACCAGGCACACAAGGAGTGTAATCACCAGTGCAAAGCCAAAAACGCAGGAGCTCACAGACTCCAGGAGAAAGTCACCTCTTTCACTGACGTCCCCATTTCTCCCTGCGGGTCGCCCTTTAAGGGCCCCTGCAGGTCACACTTAGAGGTCACGGATGTTGAAGGCAGAGGGCGCCGCAAGTCAGGCAACGTTTCTTTAGAGATGCACGACCGCCAGAGTCTCCCAGAGATCATCATCACCAGCAAAGATGATGACTTCCAGCCACCCTGTGAGACATTCCCGTATCGCCAAGATATGACTGAGGGCAAAGGTCGTCTGCCAGGAGCTGAGTGCCCAGGTCCAAACCCAAATCCCAATTCTCAGATCAGCCCGAAACACAAGGAGGGCACTAAGGACGACCCGTACTGGAAGACTCACAACATCGGCTGGCGGCTGGTCCGCAGGAGGGCTCTGTTTTTGAGGAGGCAGCGGCTGAATGACTGCGCCCTGGCAGTGGGGATATTCgggatggtgatgatggtgatggagaCAGAGCTTTCCTGGAGCGTCTACAGCaag AGCTCCGTGTATTCCCTCGCACTCAAGTCCATCATCAGTTTTTCTACCATCATCCTGCTGGGCCTCATCATAGCGTACCACTGCTGTGAGGTTCAG CTTTACGTTCATGACATTGGTGCAGAGGATTGGCGGATTGCCATGACAAGCGACCGTTTGGCTCTGGTAGCCCTGGAGCTGGCTGCGGTGGCCATCCACCCCTATCCAGTTGGCCTGATGGAGTACTTTGAGATGACCTTCCAGCACACCACGCCTCACCTGCCGCTGTCGGAAACCGAGCTGGAGATTGTCCTGGCTCTGCCCATGTTCCTGAGGCTCTACCTGCTGGGCCGGGCCATGATGCTGCACAGCCGCCTCTTCACTGACACCGCATCTCGCAGCATCGGAGCGCTCAACAAG ATACACTTCAACACCAGGTTTGTGGGGAAAACACTAATGACCACCTACCCTGGGACTGTGCTGATGATTTTCAGCGTCTCTCTATGGATTGTGGCCGCATGGGGCTTACATGTTTGTGAGAG ACACCACAACTACAGGGACCTGAGCAGCAACTACATGGAGGCCCTGTGGATGATCTCTGTCACCTTCTTGTCCATTGGTTACGGAGACGTGGTGCCTCACACTTACTGTGGTCGCAGCATCTGCCTCCTCACTGGGATAATG GGAGCTGGCTGCACAGTcctggtggtggcggtggttGCTAGGAAGCTGGAGTTGACCCGGGCAGAGAAACACGTCCATAACTTTATGATGGATTCTCACATCTCCAAGAGG ATAAAAATTGCTGCAGCAAATGTGCTGAGAGAGACTTGGCTTATCTACAAACACACTAAGCTGTCAAGAGAAAGAGACCACACCAGAGTCCGCATGCACCAGCGGAAGTTGCTTCTGGCCATCCACCA GTTGCGGCGGGTGAAGATAGAGAAGAGGATACTTGCAGACCAGGGTAACACTCTGGTTGATCTCTGCAAG ATGCAAACCCTGATGTATGACGTGCTGTCAGAGGTGCAGGGCTGCAGGGGGGAGCTGGACTCACACATCCACAGCCTGGAGAAGCACGTGGAGGAGCTGAGGGAGGGTTTCAGGAGCCTGATGCCGCTCCTGTCCAGCACCCTGTCCACACAGAACTCCTCCATCCGCCACCTgctcagagagagggaggtgaaGTCAGAGACTGCTGGTGCGAGTGTGGACAGGTAG